Proteins from one Aureimonas sp. SA4125 genomic window:
- a CDS encoding Uma2 family endonuclease gives MEMKQLIGKVMNIQSRSDNTAPRMSVEAFFHWAEPLDRRYELVDGVPRLLPWVKRNHNRIAVNLVTALARQIDATAYEIATGDFAVTTGSHSVRFADVMVEAAGGPGSARTTHKAVVLVEILPTSTMHVDFGPKTREYLALATLGTCLIIAQETRCAWQWTRQENGDWPEEPLLIDAPDSEISVDVVGARLSFADIYRNVD, from the coding sequence ATGGAGATGAAACAGTTGATTGGAAAAGTGATGAATATCCAATCCCGGTCCGACAACACCGCGCCCAGAATGTCCGTCGAGGCATTCTTTCATTGGGCCGAACCCCTTGATCGCAGATACGAACTCGTTGATGGAGTTCCGCGCTTGTTGCCTTGGGTGAAACGCAATCACAACCGCATCGCCGTCAACCTTGTCACCGCTCTTGCCCGGCAGATCGACGCAACAGCCTACGAGATCGCGACAGGTGACTTTGCCGTCACCACCGGTTCGCACAGCGTCCGCTTTGCCGACGTGATGGTGGAAGCCGCCGGCGGTCCCGGAAGTGCCAGGACGACGCACAAAGCGGTGGTGCTTGTCGAGATCCTTCCGACCAGCACAATGCATGTCGATTTCGGTCCAAAGACGCGGGAATATCTCGCCCTTGCAACTCTTGGTACATGCCTGATCATCGCCCAGGAGACGCGCTGCGCATGGCAGTGGACACGTCAGGAGAACGGCGATTGGCCGGAAGAGCCTCTGCTCATCGATGCGCCGGACTCCGAGATTTCGGTCGACGTGGTCGGTGCTCGGCTCAGCTTCGCAGACATCTACCGGAACGTCGATTGA
- the aat gene encoding leucyl/phenylalanyl-tRNA--protein transferase, with amino-acid sequence MARRRDQRFEITPGILLKAYACGIFPMAENADDPGLFWIDPEERGIIPLDSFHVSRSLRKTIRRGTFEMRYDSAFPAVIDACAEPAPGRANTWINAEIRKLYLQLFQNGNAHSVEAWRDGHLVGGLYGVSLGGAFFGESMFSRETDASKVSLAFLVERLRLGGYRLLDAQFITSHLAQFGAVEISRADYHERLEEAVALPATFYPAGGGTAESLLQPVSQTS; translated from the coding sequence ATGGCCAGGCGACGGGACCAGCGCTTCGAGATCACGCCGGGGATCCTGCTGAAGGCCTATGCCTGCGGGATCTTTCCCATGGCCGAGAATGCCGACGATCCGGGACTGTTCTGGATCGATCCGGAAGAGCGGGGCATCATCCCGCTCGACAGCTTTCACGTGTCGCGCAGCCTGAGGAAGACGATCCGCCGCGGCACGTTCGAGATGCGCTACGACAGCGCCTTCCCGGCCGTCATCGACGCCTGCGCCGAGCCGGCGCCGGGCCGGGCGAACACCTGGATCAACGCCGAGATCCGCAAGCTGTACCTGCAGCTTTTTCAGAACGGGAATGCGCACTCGGTCGAAGCCTGGCGCGACGGCCATCTCGTCGGCGGGCTCTACGGCGTCAGCCTCGGGGGCGCGTTTTTCGGCGAGAGCATGTTTTCGCGCGAGACCGACGCCTCGAAAGTGTCGCTGGCCTTTCTCGTCGAACGCTTGCGTCTTGGGGGATACCGCCTGCTCGACGCACAGTTCATCACCAGCCATCTTGCCCAGTTCGGCGCGGTCGAGATCTCGCGCGCGGACTATCACGAAAGGCTCGAAGAGGCGGTCGCCCTGCCCGCGACCTTCTATCCGGCGGGCGGGGGCACGGCCGAATCGCTCTTGCAGCCGGTCAGCCAGACGTCATAG
- a CDS encoding chorismate mutase, translating to MAQLRAEIDALDTELFARFAERMRYIHRAAELKRAAGIPANVPERVDEVVGNARARAEAHGLDPALYGEFWRMLVDAAIAEEERLGV from the coding sequence ATGGCGCAGCTGCGCGCCGAGATCGACGCGCTCGACACCGAGCTTTTCGCCCGGTTCGCCGAACGCATGCGCTATATCCACCGCGCCGCGGAGCTGAAGCGCGCTGCCGGCATTCCGGCCAACGTGCCGGAGCGCGTCGACGAGGTCGTCGGCAATGCCCGCGCCCGGGCCGAGGCTCATGGACTCGACCCGGCGCTCTACGGCGAATTCTGGCGGATGCTGGTCGACGCGGCGATCGCGGAGGAGGAGAGGCTGGGAGTGTGA
- a CDS encoding NADH:ubiquinone oxidoreductase subunit NDUFA12 — translation MKKTLLEIFTWWQGQTMGTRFHTWRFGKKVGEDERGNIYYQNADGSRRWVIYNGPADASAIGPGWHGWMHHRVDVAPASETYTPRTWQKAHQANRTGTPAAYRPKGSLLNPSERPRVTGDYDAWQP, via the coding sequence ATGAAGAAGACCCTTCTCGAAATCTTCACATGGTGGCAGGGCCAGACGATGGGCACCCGCTTCCATACCTGGCGCTTCGGCAAGAAGGTCGGCGAGGACGAGCGCGGCAACATCTATTATCAGAATGCCGACGGGTCGCGCCGCTGGGTCATCTACAACGGTCCGGCCGATGCTTCCGCCATCGGTCCCGGCTGGCATGGCTGGATGCATCACCGCGTCGACGTCGCCCCGGCCAGCGAGACCTACACGCCCCGCACCTGGCAGAAGGCGCACCAGGCCAACCGGACCGGCACGCCCGCTGCCTATCGCCCGAAGGGATCCTTGCTCAACCCCTCCGAGCGGCCACGCGTCACGGGCGATTACGACGCCTGGCAGCCCTGA
- the accB gene encoding acetyl-CoA carboxylase biotin carboxyl carrier protein has translation MSTKDNIIDRGLVRELADILNDTDLTEIEVEQGTLRVRVCRQKEFGGYPAQMHMAPFPQQAGYAPDMQSAPPAAVVATGPEVGSVPSPMVGTVYLASGPDAKPFVEIGQTVVEGETLLIIEAMKTMNQIPAPRAGKVKKILVDNAQPVEYGEPLVVIG, from the coding sequence ATGTCCACCAAAGACAACATCATCGACCGCGGCCTTGTTCGCGAGCTGGCCGATATCCTGAACGACACGGATCTGACCGAGATCGAAGTCGAGCAGGGTACGCTGCGCGTGCGCGTCTGCCGCCAGAAGGAATTCGGCGGCTATCCCGCCCAGATGCACATGGCACCCTTTCCGCAGCAGGCAGGCTACGCGCCGGACATGCAGTCGGCCCCGCCTGCGGCGGTGGTGGCAACCGGCCCCGAGGTTGGCAGCGTGCCCTCGCCCATGGTCGGCACGGTCTATCTCGCCTCGGGACCCGACGCCAAGCCTTTCGTCGAGATCGGCCAGACGGTCGTCGAGGGCGAGACGCTCCTGATCATCGAGGCGATGAAGACCATGAATCAGATCCCGGCCCCGCGTGCCGGCAAGGTCAAGAAGATCCTCGTCGACAATGCCCAACCGGTCGAGTACGGCGAACCGCTCGTCGTCATCGGCTGA
- the accC gene encoding acetyl-CoA carboxylase biotin carboxylase subunit, producing MFKKILIANRGEIALRVLRACKELGIPTVAVHSTADNAAMHVRLADESVCIGPPPSRDSYLNIPQILAACEITGADAVHPGYGFLSENSRFADILDAHKITFIGPTAEHIRIMGDKIEAKRTAKRLGIPVVPGSPGAVTDDVEAAKIAKEIGFPVIVKASAGGGGRGMKVARTAEDLSLALATARTEAGSAFGDDAVYIEKYLEKPRHIEVQVFGDGAGNAIHLGERDCSLQRRHQKVWEEARSPALSDAQRDSIGMICANAMSQLSYRGAGTIEFLYENGEFYFIEMNTRLQVEHPVTEAITGLDLVHEQIRVAAGVGLSLKQSEVVFSGHAIECRINAEDPATFAPSPGTITHYHTPGGLGVRVDSGIYQGYVIPPFYDSLIGKLIVSGRTRQECMMRLRRALDEIVVDGVKTTLPLFRDLVDNADIAAGNYDIHWLEKYLADKQPH from the coding sequence ATGTTCAAGAAAATCCTGATCGCCAATCGCGGCGAGATCGCCCTCAGGGTACTGCGCGCCTGCAAGGAACTCGGCATCCCGACGGTCGCCGTGCATTCGACGGCCGACAACGCCGCCATGCATGTCCGCCTTGCCGACGAGAGCGTCTGCATCGGCCCGCCGCCGTCGCGCGACAGCTATCTGAACATTCCGCAGATCCTGGCGGCCTGCGAGATCACCGGCGCCGACGCGGTGCACCCAGGCTACGGCTTCCTGTCGGAAAACTCGCGCTTCGCCGACATTCTGGACGCGCACAAGATCACCTTCATCGGCCCGACCGCCGAGCATATCCGGATCATGGGCGACAAGATCGAGGCCAAGCGCACGGCCAAGCGCCTTGGCATCCCTGTCGTGCCGGGCTCGCCCGGCGCCGTCACCGACGACGTCGAGGCGGCGAAGATCGCCAAGGAGATCGGTTTTCCCGTCATCGTGAAGGCTTCCGCCGGCGGCGGCGGACGCGGCATGAAGGTGGCGCGCACCGCCGAGGATCTGTCGCTGGCACTTGCCACCGCTCGCACGGAAGCGGGTTCAGCCTTCGGCGACGACGCGGTCTATATCGAGAAGTACCTGGAGAAGCCCCGGCATATCGAGGTGCAGGTGTTCGGCGATGGCGCCGGCAATGCCATCCATCTCGGCGAGCGCGACTGCTCGCTGCAGCGCCGTCACCAGAAAGTCTGGGAAGAGGCGCGTTCGCCCGCCCTCTCCGACGCTCAGCGCGACAGCATCGGCATGATCTGCGCCAATGCCATGAGCCAGCTGTCCTACCGCGGCGCCGGTACGATCGAGTTCCTCTACGAGAACGGGGAATTCTACTTCATCGAGATGAACACGCGGCTGCAGGTCGAGCATCCCGTGACGGAGGCGATCACCGGGCTTGATCTCGTGCACGAGCAGATCCGCGTCGCCGCCGGGGTCGGCCTGTCGCTGAAGCAGTCGGAAGTGGTCTTTTCGGGACACGCCATCGAATGCCGCATCAATGCCGAGGATCCAGCGACGTTCGCCCCCTCGCCCGGCACCATCACCCACTACCACACACCGGGCGGCCTCGGCGTGCGCGTCGATTCGGGCATCTACCAGGGCTATGTCATCCCGCCCTTCTACGACAGCCTGATCGGCAAGCTCATCGTCTCCGGCCGGACCCGGCAGGAATGCATGATGCGGCTGCGCCGTGCCCTCGACGAGATCGTCGTCGATGGCGTCAAGACGACGCTGCCGCTGTTCCGCGACCTCGTCGACAATGCCGACATTGCCGCCGGCAACTACGACATCCACTGGCTGGAGAAGTACCTGGCCGACAAGCAGCCGCACTGA
- a CDS encoding DsbA family protein: MIRKSLLAATAAALALASPVPAMALTAGEKTDIEAVVRDYLIRNPEVLLEAMDALQAKRQVQELAEQKEAIALAGPNLFATPAGTVFGNPQGDVTIVEFFDYNCGYCKKAMTDMQALVEADPKLRFVLKEVPVLGPQSMEASQVSLAFRHVAPERYVDFHMKLLGLKGVANADSALTVAEELGVDEAAIRTAMTSPEVEETLKEDARIAELLKITGTPSYVLANEVVPGAIGMEGLAEKIANVRSCGKTAC, encoded by the coding sequence TTGATTCGAAAGTCTCTCCTCGCCGCGACGGCCGCAGCCTTGGCCCTGGCTTCCCCCGTCCCGGCGATGGCCCTCACCGCGGGCGAAAAGACCGACATCGAAGCCGTGGTCCGGGACTATCTCATCCGCAATCCGGAGGTGCTGCTCGAGGCGATGGACGCCCTGCAGGCCAAGCGACAGGTCCAGGAACTGGCCGAGCAGAAGGAAGCGATCGCGCTGGCCGGTCCGAATCTTTTCGCAACGCCGGCCGGCACGGTCTTCGGCAATCCGCAGGGAGACGTGACGATCGTCGAGTTCTTCGACTACAATTGCGGCTACTGCAAAAAGGCAATGACCGACATGCAGGCGCTGGTGGAGGCCGATCCGAAGCTCCGATTCGTCCTGAAGGAAGTTCCGGTCCTCGGCCCCCAGTCGATGGAGGCGAGCCAGGTCAGCCTGGCCTTCAGGCATGTCGCGCCGGAGCGCTATGTCGATTTCCACATGAAGCTCCTCGGGCTGAAGGGCGTCGCAAACGCCGACAGCGCCCTTACCGTCGCCGAGGAGCTCGGGGTCGACGAAGCGGCCATCCGCACGGCAATGACGTCGCCGGAGGTCGAGGAAACGCTGAAGGAGGATGCGCGCATCGCCGAGCTTCTGAAGATCACCGGCACGCCCTCCTACGTCCTTGCCAACGAGGTGGTGCCCGGCGCCATCGGCATGGAGGGCTTGGCCGAGAAGATCGCCAACGTCCGCAGTTGTGGTAAGACCGCCTGCTGA
- a CDS encoding isoprenylcysteine carboxylmethyltransferase family protein has protein sequence MNYYGPIILASSALLIAVHGLVMRRRAARRSETGTGAGPSSARVTPSSLFVWLSALGAGLEWLLPTGSALKPVLGWLAAGVALVIAAECIMRAASRTLQRHATTQDARRVADVLVADGLFRSTRNPIYLGMLLLFLGVGVAATSLWALALLPAYFLALHLLVVRPEEAALRHRFGDRYRRYAARVPRYL, from the coding sequence TTGAACTATTACGGCCCGATCATCCTTGCCTCGAGCGCCTTGCTGATCGCGGTGCACGGGCTCGTCATGCGGCGCCGCGCTGCGAGGCGAAGCGAGACCGGAACCGGGGCGGGACCGTCATCGGCGCGTGTCACGCCGTCCTCGCTGTTTGTCTGGCTCTCGGCGCTCGGCGCCGGTCTCGAATGGCTGCTTCCCACCGGGTCGGCCTTGAAGCCCGTATTGGGATGGCTCGCCGCGGGTGTCGCTCTGGTGATCGCGGCCGAATGCATCATGCGGGCCGCATCCCGCACGCTTCAGCGACATGCGACCACGCAGGACGCCAGGCGCGTCGCCGATGTGCTGGTCGCCGATGGCCTCTTTCGCTCGACCCGCAATCCGATCTATCTCGGCATGCTGCTGCTCTTCCTTGGCGTCGGCGTCGCGGCGACCAGCCTGTGGGCGCTGGCGCTGCTGCCGGCCTATTTCCTCGCACTGCATCTCCTCGTCGTTCGCCCGGAGGAGGCGGCGCTGCGCCACCGGTTCGGCGATCGCTACCGACGCTATGCGGCAAGGGTTCCGCGCTATCTCTGA
- the gatB gene encoding Asp-tRNA(Asn)/Glu-tRNA(Gln) amidotransferase subunit GatB — MTDLVDTRIPDPKKFIAGASGDWEIIVGLEVHAQVLSNAKLFSGASTTFGSEPNANVSLVDAAMPGMLPVINEECVRQAIRTGLGLKAKINNRSVFDRKNYFYPDLPQGYQISQFKDPIVGEGVVKVSVGPNNKGEFDEVEIGVERLHLEQDAGKSMHDQHATMSYVDLNRCGVALMEIVSKPDMRSADEARAYLTKLRTILRYLGTCDGNMDEGSMRADVNVSVRRPGGAFGTRCEIKNVNSIRFVGQAIEAEARRQIEIIEDGGTIDQETRLYDPAKGETRSMRSKEDAHDYRYFPDPDLLPLEFDDAYVAALAEHLPELPDDKRSRFVADLGLSLYDASILVSEKAIADYFEAVAKGRDAKQAANWVINDLLGALNKAGKAIDETPVSAAQLGAILDLIRAETISGKIAKDLFEIVFTEGGDPAELVESRGMRQVTDTGAIEAAVDAIIAANPDKVEQAKLKPTLAGWFVGQAMRAMGGKASPAVVNQLVKDRLGLE; from the coding sequence ATGACCGACCTCGTCGACACCCGCATTCCCGACCCGAAGAAGTTCATCGCCGGCGCCAGCGGCGACTGGGAGATCATCGTCGGCCTCGAAGTGCACGCGCAGGTGCTGTCGAACGCCAAACTGTTTTCCGGGGCCTCGACCACCTTCGGCTCGGAGCCGAACGCCAATGTCAGCCTCGTCGACGCGGCCATGCCGGGCATGCTGCCCGTGATCAACGAGGAGTGCGTGCGCCAGGCGATCCGCACGGGCCTCGGGCTGAAGGCGAAGATCAACAACCGCTCGGTCTTCGACCGGAAGAACTATTTCTACCCCGACCTGCCGCAAGGCTATCAGATCTCGCAGTTCAAGGACCCGATCGTCGGCGAGGGCGTCGTGAAGGTGTCGGTCGGGCCGAACAACAAGGGCGAGTTCGACGAGGTCGAGATCGGCGTCGAGCGGCTTCACCTCGAGCAGGACGCCGGCAAATCGATGCACGACCAGCACGCGACCATGTCCTATGTCGACCTCAACCGTTGCGGCGTCGCCTTGATGGAAATCGTCTCCAAGCCCGACATGCGCTCGGCCGACGAGGCGCGCGCCTATCTGACCAAGCTTCGCACCATCCTGCGCTATCTCGGCACCTGCGACGGCAACATGGACGAAGGCTCGATGCGCGCCGACGTCAACGTCTCGGTCCGCCGTCCCGGCGGCGCCTTCGGCACGCGCTGCGAGATCAAGAACGTCAACTCCATCCGCTTCGTCGGACAGGCGATCGAGGCGGAGGCGCGGCGGCAGATCGAGATCATCGAGGACGGTGGAACGATCGACCAGGAGACGCGGCTCTACGATCCGGCGAAGGGCGAGACGCGCTCGATGCGCTCCAAGGAGGACGCGCACGATTACCGCTATTTCCCCGATCCCGACCTTCTGCCGCTCGAATTCGACGACGCCTATGTCGCCGCGCTCGCCGAGCACCTGCCGGAACTGCCCGACGACAAGCGTTCCCGCTTCGTCGCCGATCTCGGCCTGTCGCTCTACGACGCCTCCATCCTCGTCTCGGAAAAGGCGATCGCCGACTATTTCGAGGCGGTCGCCAAGGGGCGGGACGCCAAGCAGGCGGCGAACTGGGTCATCAACGACCTGCTGGGCGCCTTGAACAAGGCCGGCAAAGCCATTGACGAGACTCCGGTTTCGGCCGCCCAGCTCGGCGCGATCCTCGACCTGATCCGGGCCGAGACGATCTCCGGCAAGATCGCCAAGGACCTGTTCGAGATCGTTTTCACCGAGGGCGGCGACCCGGCCGAACTCGTCGAATCGCGCGGCATGAGGCAGGTCACCGACACCGGCGCGATCGAGGCGGCGGTGGACGCCATCATCGCCGCGAACCCCGACAAGGTCGAGCAGGCGAAGCTGAAGCCGACACTTGCAGGCTGGTTCGTCGGCCAGGCGATGCGCGCCATGGGCGGCAAGGCGAGCCCGGCCGTCGTCAACCAGCTGGTCAAGGATCGGCTGGGCCTGGAGTAG
- a CDS encoding DUF2155 domain-containing protein: protein MRLLPATLLALSALTIAVGAQELLLPPIDAPAPSDAPAPGEGAATPAPPAERVKNKVAEFSGLDKITGRITSFDVYIDETVQFGALQVTPRVCYTSPPSVPPQTDGFTEVDEITLDRQIRRIFTGWMFADSPGLNAVEHPVYDVWLTGCKSDSAVPPPAG from the coding sequence ATGAGACTGCTTCCCGCCACCTTGCTCGCCCTATCGGCCCTGACGATCGCAGTTGGCGCGCAGGAACTCCTGCTGCCGCCGATCGATGCCCCGGCGCCCAGCGACGCTCCTGCGCCCGGCGAGGGCGCGGCGACGCCCGCTCCGCCTGCAGAGCGCGTGAAGAACAAGGTCGCCGAGTTTTCCGGTCTCGACAAGATCACCGGGCGGATTACGTCCTTCGATGTCTATATCGACGAAACGGTGCAGTTCGGTGCCCTGCAGGTGACGCCGCGCGTCTGCTATACCAGCCCGCCCAGCGTGCCGCCGCAGACCGACGGTTTCACCGAGGTGGACGAGATCACCCTGGACCGCCAGATCAGGCGCATCTTTACCGGTTGGATGTTTGCCGACTCACCCGGCCTCAACGCCGTCGAGCACCCGGTCTATGACGTCTGGCTGACCGGCTGCAAGAGCGATTCGGCCGTGCCCCCGCCCGCCGGATAG